In Rhipicephalus sanguineus isolate Rsan-2018 chromosome 1, BIME_Rsan_1.4, whole genome shotgun sequence, the DNA window TCAGGTCGATCAGGGAAGCGCAAAGCGCCCGATCACGCCCAGTTGGGGTAAGTAAGTTCCAGTTAACGTACGGGAGATTGAAATCTCCAGCTAACAATAATTTACAATCGTACAACTTGTTACTGACAAGGTAATCATTAATAGCAGGAACAACATCGTCGGAGTTCGGAGGGCGATAAAGGACACCAACAACTATTACGATACCTTCAATGTATATTTTGCACCAAATAGTTTCTGTGCCCGGAAGGTCAGGTAATGAAGAAAATTCAAGATTTGATTTAATTAAAACTGCCACACCTCCTCCACGGCCAACATGCCTATCTTTCCGAAGAAGTGCATAACCAGCAGGCAAAATTTCGCTATCATTAACAGTATCATTTAGCCAAGTCTCAGTAAGGCAAACAACTGATGGGTTGTGGCATTCCACTAAACAGTTCAGAGCTTCAATTTTGTTTAGTATACTCCTCGCATTTACATTGAGGACAATTATATTCTGATCACACCGTCAATCAGCCTTCGCGAAAACAGAATCGGAGGAAGCTGAGTTCATACCAAGCGCTtgcgcagaagccgatttcacaGAGACTGACCCTGCTGAAAGTGAATTCGTAGAAACCTTGACAATGGCATTTTTATCAGTTTCCCACATGTAACGAACACCATCAATCGTGAGTGTGTCGTGCTTAAGCTTCACTTTGCCAGCATTCTTGCGCATATCTTGGGAATTCTGCCACAGCGCTTTACGTGCCAGTCGAACCCGAGCAGAGTAGTCCTCATTTATGTAAATTTTACTTCCTTTAAGTTTTCGTGCGTTGTTCAAGATAGCAATCTTTGACCTGAAATCCATTAGTTTAATAATTACCGGCCGAGGTTTATCTCCTCTTTTTGCTCCAAGCCTGTGGCAACGCTCTATGTCGTCACACTTTACACCGAGTTTAACTGATAACAGATCCAATACAGACTCAAGCAGATGGTCAGTCGTCTCGGAAGATGTCTCACGCAAACCATGAATTATCAAGTTGTTTTTACGGAGTCTGTTCTCTAGCTCATCGTTCTGACGGTCAAGCTTGCCAACTAGTTTTTGAAGCGTACCAACGGTCTGCTCCAGTTCACTTACACGTGGTATAATGTTTGACATAGACGCTGCCATTGTCTCAACATTCATTAGACGACTTTCAAATGATGCAACTGTTTCAGATAGGCTAGCTAATTCCTGGCTGATGCGGGCTTGCCCAGCCAGTAGTTGCGACAACATTTCATCAACTTTGGGACCGGGATTGGTCTCTACGTCGCCACAAAGTAACAATAATGACATTCTTAGGCAATGCACCAGTAGTGTCACAACGGCAGTACAGTTCAGAGGGTCCGGTAGCAGCAACGGACAGCGGTTATCACTTCGGTAGCATTTGTAATTGTATGTTACCTGCAAGATGAAacagacgtgcttgaaacgggaGTTCGCCATGCCGCCACCGGACCCACTGAAGTGATGGTTCCACGTTGCCGCTCTTATATCCTTGGGCATCCTCGCTGCCAGCGCCGCCGCTGTACCATGCCGTGAGCAGTACAGATGGTTGAACGAAAGCACGTCAATAGACGGAAAATCCTTCCCACGATCAGCAGCAGCGCATTCCTGCCCCGCCGAAGATCGGGCACTGCCGCCAGTTCGAGCGCCGCTGAATCGTGGTAGGAGACTGCGCGGTGCGTCGCTTGTAGGATCATGCATCAGAACATCGGGGCAGCCGGCGATAACGGCAATCTGCAAGATGAAacagacgtgcttgaaacgggaGTTCGCCATGCCGCCACCGGACCCACTGAAGTGATGGTTCCACGTTGCCGCTCTTATATCCTTGGGCATCCTCGCTGCCAGCGCCGCCGCTGTACCATGCCGTGAGCAGTACAGATGGTTGAACGAAAGCCCTGTGAAATGAGCACAACGACATTTTGCTGGTTTTCTAGGTTTTCAGTGCAAAATGAAAACTAACATCCCTTTTGCGTATAGGCAACTGTCTGCCCATACTACTGGAACGTAACTCATGCAGATTTGTCAACTTAGGTGATTTGTAACGTACACAAAAGATATTCTCGATCTTCAATGCCCACGCTATTTCATGGTGTGAAATTCATTCGACCTGATTAACACAGttgcagcgctgctgtttttctactatgcagccacgtatggCACTCTGACTAAGCCTAAAAACTGCATGCTTGGATTGGGACACTGCTGTAATGTGGGAAGTGTAACTATGCTGTGCAGGAAGACAATGCAGTGGAAATGGGCAATGCTGCTATTTATTAAAGTTCTCCACACACCTGGATTCTGCACTTGGCATATGTCCATTCCAGGCACAATAAATAACTTTATCATAATCTCTTTGTAACAGTTTGATCTATCTTGTACATTTTTAGGTGTTCAaaaatctgcaaaaaagaaaagagcgtaaGACAATACAATACACTGCTATTCGTGGAGAGACTATATAACACTACCTACGATGTGACTTTTAGGCTATGGAGGTTTAAATTAGAGTACTCAGGCTGTTAGCATATAATGAGCGGCCACAGCAGAATGCAGCATTGAAATAGTGGAGTGATTTCAGACATAGATCTTCTCACGGCACCTTTATATGAAAGAAGAAATCGGTTATAAAGAGACAGTTGTCTTAGTACCTCAGTCCGTGCTTTACTTCTATCATCAGCTTAAACATGTCTACTCTGAACAACGCATCTCGAACTTTCCTTCTATTAACCCTTACCTAGTAGTTGCACCAGCCTCAGCGCCCTAGATTTATTAATTTCAGCCTCCCATGTCCTTTTTGTCAGCACTACAGCACTTGCTATTGCTTCAAATTCACAGCTCCATCCAAAGTGACGatctgtttatttttttacacTTCATGCACTGCCCATTCATATATTCTATTTAGTTTCAGCAACAACATCATTACTAGTATTTATTTCATAGTTTATTCTGTTCTCTTCCGGCCCTTTCATGTTAATCTTTCATTTAATCTCAACCTCATCTATTATCCTGTCCTATATGGGTGAGTAGTGGCAAGCTTTCGTCCTGACAGATACTGGAAAGCCGCGACTATGAGTACCAGCGAAGTGTATTTCACGCGATTCTTAGCTTCTCAATTGTTTCCCTCTTATTGCTTGAGTTAATGGTAACTCCATGGCCAAGCAAATGAACTTATTTATCAGTTCTATTCTTTCACGACTTATGGTTAACTGATGTTCTGTTCCTTACCAGTTCAACATTAGGTTTTCTTCCAACTCCTTGTTAGGTCCACCCTAGTGCTTCACTTTTTTGTTTCACCATCATCCCCTGAAGTTGTCTCGTgattcaaaaaataaaacgttaTCAACACAAAATTTCAAATCGCTAAATAATTCACTACAAATTTTTACTTAAAAGACTCTCCAATTCCATTTCTCTGATGCCTCCTGTAAGCACACAATGAATACCATTGCATAGGTAGTCGCTCTATACTGGACACTTTTTCAAGGAGAACGTAGCTTGGGGCACAGTCAGAATAGATATTTGACATATGCTTCATCTGCAGTCTAGTTGCAAAACGATGACCCCCTATTTACATTGCATGGACCACAAAGCATTTTACCTCCTAAACAGGTAACGCAGCTGCTCTCAGGTCACTCCGCATCAACTACTGTCAACTTCTGATGCGTGTAATGAAATGGAAGTATACGTGAACTGACGCTAACAAGACTGTGTGAAATTAAATTTATCAGTAAGAGGTAAAAAACTAATGAAGCTAGGGAAGCTACCCAGATGACAAAGTAATCGATGCGCCCATCAGTAATCTGACAGTATAAAAGGAGAATGTCCGAGAACAAAATGGCACAGGCTTACTTAGTTTATCCCTCACGGTTTCTATGTTCCTCTAAGCCAGCATTTCCCTCGCTTTGACTGGACGTGTCTTCATAGCAACATTGACGAGCAAAATAGTTTTAGGCAAGGTTGCATTTGCAACATTGTGCATCCATACAGAACTCCTTGAAAACGCACAAGTGGCATCTCCAGCGGAAGCTACTCGGGCATAGAGCGAACCAAGCTGCCCAAAAATTGTGTTTACATTGTTGGCTTTATTTTTGTACACTTATAAAGCTAGACTTTAGCCAGAAGTTTGAACATGTGAAGTTCAtttgctgtagtagtagtatggacAACTGCTATGGTCCGTTGTATTCAATACTTCAACCTCAAGAAAATGCAGTCAGGAATTGTGCTACTCACGTAAACATTCCATTCAGAATCCATGATTTTTTCGTCAAACTGAATATTTTTGGGttctctttccttgctttttttctcaGCCTTGCTTCCATGGTCTGGGTTAATACCAAAAGTGCCCTGtgcaaaagcaggaaaaaaacaatGCTAAATATTGCAGTAATGAAGCTGCTCATGAGCTTGTACCCAGATTTGTAGTAATTTCCAAAATATATTAAAAGTTATGCAGGTCCTAGATGTTGAAATTGGGTGTCTCAAGGCTATCCATAAATgttgtttatacagatatttctCCTTCTTAGAAATCACCCAATCTAACATAAATGTTAACCACTAATGCGCAGCAAAGTTTCACTGTACTAGTACTGATTTTTTGCTGCAGCACTGACTTAGTGATTTAAGCATCTGCCTCACATGCGGATGGTgcgaggttcgatccccagtgcggcTGGGCGTCCGCCAGTGATGCAATGGGTACAAGCTTCCCTTGGCCTGCTGCTCGGCATATCTGCGGTATATTTGGGAACACTTGGAAAATAAGTGTTATATGTCACATTGAGTTCAGAAACATATCATGAGCCATGGTCCTCTTTGGCCAAGGTTGCTTTTGCACCAATAAATTCTTCGTCATCCGCGGCAGCATTATACTCTTGGCACGTCGCTGACTAGTTACACGCACGCTCACTCGCACCATCTGACAACTTGAATTTGAGGATGAAAAGACCTTC includes these proteins:
- the LOC119401792 gene encoding uncharacterized protein LOC119401792 isoform X1, which translates into the protein MIKLFIVPGMDICQVQNPGLSFNHLYCSRHGTAAALAARMPKDIRAATWNHHFSGSGGGMANSRFKHVCFILQIAVIAGCPDVLMHDPTSDAPRSLLPRFSGARTGGSARSSAGQECAAADRGKDFPSIDVLSFNHLYCSRHGTAAALAARMPKDIRAATWNHHFSGSGGGMANSRFKHVCFILQVTYNYKCYRSDNRCPLLLPDPLNCTAVVTLLVHCLRMSLLLLCGDVETNPGPKVDEMLSQLLAGQARISQELASLSETVASFESRLMNVETMAASMSNIIPRVSELEQTVGTLQKLVGKLDRQNDELENRLRKNNLIIHGLRETSSETTDHLLESVLDLLSVKLGVKCDDIERCHRLGAKRGDKPRPVIIKLMDFRSKIAILNNARKLKGSKIYINEDYSARVRLARKALWQNSQDMRKNAGKVKLKHDTLTIDGVRYMWETDKNAIVKVSTNSLSAGSVSVKSASAQALGMNSASSDSVFAKAD
- the LOC119401792 gene encoding uncharacterized protein LOC119401792 isoform X2; translation: MHDPTSDAPRSLLPRFSGARTGGSARSSAGQECAAADRGKDFPSIDVLSFNHLYCSRHGTAAALAARMPKDIRAATWNHHFSGSGGGMANSRFKHVCFILQVTYNYKCYRSDNRCPLLLPDPLNCTAVVTLLVHCLRMSLLLLCGDVETNPGPKVDEMLSQLLAGQARISQELASLSETVASFESRLMNVETMAASMSNIIPRVSELEQTVGTLQKLVGKLDRQNDELENRLRKNNLIIHGLRETSSETTDHLLESVLDLLSVKLGVKCDDIERCHRLGAKRGDKPRPVIIKLMDFRSKIAILNNARKLKGSKIYINEDYSARVRLARKALWQNSQDMRKNAGKVKLKHDTLTIDGVRYMWETDKNAIVKVSTNSLSAGSVSVKSASAQALGMNSASSDSVFAKAD